From a single Anomaloglossus baeobatrachus isolate aAnoBae1 chromosome 4, aAnoBae1.hap1, whole genome shotgun sequence genomic region:
- the LOC142304422 gene encoding C-type natriuretic peptide 3-like, whose protein sequence is MKRLSALTVMTLIIVGVSSRPAPQLKQLKSLIELLSQDLSSSEEQVLLDTMEELGVPPSGPRPRDALLSPDSAQMPPNRAWLRLFSDFMNNQKKFRGRTKKSGTSRGCFGMKLERIGSMSGLGC, encoded by the exons ATGAAGAGGCTCTCCGCACTCACCGTGATGACCCTAATCATCGTGGGGGTCTCCAGCAGACCGGCCCCCCAACTCAAGCAGCTGAAG TCTCTTATCGAGCTTCTATCACAAGACCTCTCATCCTCGGAGGAGCAGGTGCTCTTAGACACTATGGAAGAATTGGGCGTTCCTCCTTCTGGGCCTCGTCCTCGGGATGCCCTGCTTTCCCCAGATTCGGCACAGATGCCCCCCAATCGCGCTTGGCTTCGGCTCTTCAGCGACTTCATGAACAATCAGAAGAAGTTTAGAGGTCGCACAAAGAAATCTGGCACCAGCCGCGGATGTTTTGGGATGAAGCTGGAACGGATAGGAAGCATGAGCGGTTTAGGATGCTGA